The following are encoded in a window of Streptomyces sp. Go-475 genomic DNA:
- a CDS encoding ThuA domain-containing protein, giving the protein MTQKRALVVRGGWEGHEPVKATELFLPFLRDNGYVVRVEESTDIYADTAELAGTDLVVQCVTMSEITSEQVAGLSSAIVAGTGFTGWHGGIADSFRASADYLHLVGGQFATHPGKEPCERRGEAADNFLPHTITFTEAGREHPVTAGLADFELDTEQYWVLHDDLIDVLATTTHPTRPWQPWHRPVTSPAVWTRRWGAGRIVVTTPGHSVDVLEHPTVRTVIERGMLWATRTASAS; this is encoded by the coding sequence ATGACGCAGAAAAGAGCCCTGGTTGTCCGAGGCGGGTGGGAAGGCCACGAGCCGGTCAAGGCCACGGAGCTGTTCCTGCCCTTCCTCCGGGACAACGGATACGTCGTCCGGGTCGAGGAATCGACCGACATCTACGCCGACACCGCCGAGCTGGCCGGCACCGACCTCGTGGTCCAGTGCGTCACGATGTCGGAGATCACGTCCGAGCAGGTGGCCGGACTGAGCTCCGCGATCGTGGCCGGCACCGGCTTCACCGGGTGGCACGGCGGCATCGCCGACTCCTTCCGTGCCTCGGCCGACTATCTCCACCTGGTGGGCGGCCAGTTCGCCACCCACCCCGGCAAGGAGCCCTGCGAGCGGCGGGGCGAGGCGGCGGACAACTTCCTGCCGCACACCATCACCTTCACCGAGGCCGGCCGCGAGCACCCGGTCACCGCCGGCCTCGCGGACTTCGAGCTGGACACCGAGCAGTACTGGGTGCTGCACGACGACCTCATCGACGTCCTGGCCACCACCACCCATCCCACCCGGCCCTGGCAGCCCTGGCACCGGCCGGTGACCTCGCCGGCGGTCTGGACCCGCCGGTGGGGTGCCGGGCGGATCGTGGTGACGACCCCGGGGCACAGCGTCGACGTGCTGGAGCACCCCACCGTCCGCACCGTCATCGAGAGGGGCATGCTGTGGGCGACGCGCACCGCATCGGCGTCGTAG
- a CDS encoding MFS transporter — translation MLNTVKGQAAGLTRDQRNAFVAAYLGWAMDAFDYFLVVLVYSEIADDFHVSLTDMAFLTTATLVMRPIGALLFGMWADRKGRRVPLMVDVVFYSIVGFACAFAPNYTVLLVLRLLYGIGMGGEWGLGAALAMEKIPTERRGFWSGLLQSGYSLGYLLAAVAFFVIEPVFGWRGLFAFSLLPALVALWVRSRVEESEVWEKSVRLNRTPAHQVFRNPAVLRRFVYLVALMTAFNWMSHGTQDIYPTFVKKGLDLSANTSIAIAVVYNIGAIIGGVLLGAYSERLGRRRTIMIAAAGGLVVVPFFVLSTTVGWLMLSSFLMQVCVQGAWGVIPAHLTEMSPDAVRGFYPGVTYQLGNLIAALNLPIQEALAERHGYPSAMAWTIVPTLAVVILLSALGKEAKGVRFGSGEAGTPSGTATVRS, via the coding sequence GTGCTGAATACCGTGAAAGGGCAGGCGGCGGGTCTGACGAGAGACCAGCGCAATGCCTTCGTGGCCGCCTATCTCGGCTGGGCGATGGACGCGTTCGACTATTTCCTGGTCGTGCTCGTCTACAGCGAGATAGCCGACGACTTCCATGTCTCCCTGACCGACATGGCCTTCCTCACCACGGCGACCCTGGTCATGCGGCCCATCGGCGCCCTGCTCTTCGGGATGTGGGCGGACCGCAAGGGCCGCCGCGTACCGCTCATGGTCGACGTCGTCTTCTACTCGATCGTCGGCTTCGCCTGCGCCTTCGCGCCCAACTACACCGTGCTGCTGGTGCTGCGCCTGCTCTACGGCATCGGCATGGGCGGCGAGTGGGGCCTGGGGGCGGCCCTGGCCATGGAGAAGATCCCCACCGAGAGGCGCGGCTTCTGGTCGGGCCTGCTGCAGAGCGGCTATTCGCTGGGCTATCTGCTGGCCGCCGTGGCGTTCTTCGTCATCGAGCCCGTCTTCGGCTGGCGCGGCCTGTTCGCCTTCAGCCTGCTGCCCGCCCTGGTCGCCCTGTGGGTGCGCAGCCGGGTGGAGGAGAGCGAGGTGTGGGAGAAGAGCGTCCGGCTCAACCGCACGCCCGCGCACCAGGTGTTCAGGAACCCGGCCGTGCTGCGGCGCTTCGTCTACCTGGTCGCGCTGATGACCGCCTTCAACTGGATGTCGCACGGCACCCAGGACATCTACCCGACCTTCGTGAAGAAGGGCCTGGACCTGTCGGCGAACACCTCCATCGCGATCGCCGTGGTCTACAACATCGGCGCCATCATCGGCGGTGTGCTGCTGGGCGCGTACTCGGAGCGGCTGGGGCGCCGCCGGACCATCATGATCGCGGCGGCCGGGGGACTGGTCGTGGTGCCGTTCTTCGTCCTGTCCACCACGGTCGGCTGGCTGATGCTGTCGTCCTTCCTGATGCAGGTGTGCGTGCAGGGCGCCTGGGGCGTCATCCCGGCGCATCTGACCGAGATGAGCCCGGACGCCGTCCGGGGCTTCTACCCGGGCGTCACCTACCAGCTCGGCAACCTGATCGCCGCGCTCAACCTGCCGATCCAGGAGGCCCTCGCCGAGCGGCACGGCTACCCGTCGGCGATGGCGTGGACCATCGTGCCCACCCTGGCCGTGGTGATCCTGCTGAGCGCGCTGGGCAAGGAGGCCAAGGGGGTCCGGTTCGGCAGCGGCGAGGCCGGGACGCCGAGCGGGACGGCCACGGTGCGGTCCTGA
- a CDS encoding class I SAM-dependent methyltransferase, whose protein sequence is MDASRRTDDAQAARWNGPAGHAWVDLQDVLDEMFRPFEKLLVEAVSAERAGRVLDVGCGTGGITRAVARRVGHCVGVDLSGPMIDTARALTEREGAPASFVRADAQEHAFESGAFDAVISRFGVMFFSDPVRAFGNLRSAVRDEGGLFFVAWRGPAENPFMTTAERAAAPYLPDLPPRRPDEPGQFAFADPDRVRRILAESGWAGIDIRPVDVVCTLPERELVRYFTRLGPVGLILPEADEETRARIVETVRPAFDPFVQGSEVRFTAACWMVSARASSAKLS, encoded by the coding sequence ATGGACGCCTCGCGCAGGACCGACGACGCACAGGCCGCCCGCTGGAACGGGCCGGCCGGGCACGCCTGGGTGGATCTCCAGGACGTGCTGGACGAGATGTTCCGGCCCTTCGAGAAGCTGCTCGTGGAAGCCGTGTCCGCCGAGCGGGCGGGCCGGGTGCTCGACGTCGGCTGCGGTACGGGCGGCATCACCCGGGCCGTCGCCCGGCGGGTCGGTCACTGCGTCGGGGTCGACCTGTCCGGCCCGATGATCGACACGGCCCGGGCGCTCACCGAGCGGGAGGGGGCGCCGGCGTCCTTCGTGCGCGCCGACGCGCAGGAGCACGCGTTCGAATCCGGCGCCTTCGACGCCGTCATCTCGCGCTTCGGCGTCATGTTCTTCAGCGATCCGGTCCGGGCCTTCGGGAATCTGCGGAGCGCCGTCCGGGACGAGGGCGGGCTGTTCTTCGTCGCGTGGCGCGGCCCCGCCGAGAACCCGTTCATGACGACGGCCGAACGCGCCGCCGCGCCGTACCTGCCGGACCTCCCGCCCCGCCGGCCGGACGAGCCGGGGCAGTTCGCGTTCGCCGACCCGGACCGGGTGCGGCGCATCCTGGCGGAGAGCGGCTGGGCCGGGATCGACATCCGGCCGGTCGACGTGGTCTGCACCCTGCCCGAGCGGGAGCTGGTGCGCTACTTCACCCGGCTCGGTCCCGTCGGCTTGATCCTGCCCGAGGCCGACGAGGAGACGCGGGCCCGGATCGTCGAGACGGTCCGCCCCGCGTTCGACCCGTTCGTGCAGGGCAGTGAGGTCCGTTTCACCGCGGCCTGCTGGATGGTCTCCGCGCGGGCCTCGTCCGCGAAACTTTCGTGA
- a CDS encoding helix-turn-helix domain-containing protein, whose amino-acid sequence MTDLDIAEVARRAGVPASTLRFYEEKGLIAATGRRGLRRQYDPGVLERLALIALGRTAGFSLDEIARMFAPDGHPRIDRRMLSAKADELDRRIRELGVLRDSLRHAAACPAPSHLECPTFRRLLDEATAPGRRVPGR is encoded by the coding sequence ATGACAGACCTGGACATCGCGGAAGTGGCGCGGCGCGCGGGGGTGCCCGCCTCGACGCTGCGGTTCTACGAGGAGAAGGGGCTGATCGCCGCCACCGGCCGCAGGGGCCTGCGCCGCCAGTACGACCCCGGCGTGCTGGAGCGGCTGGCGCTGATCGCGCTGGGACGGACGGCCGGGTTCTCCCTCGACGAGATCGCCCGGATGTTCGCGCCGGACGGACACCCGCGGATCGACCGGCGGATGCTGTCGGCCAAGGCGGACGAACTGGACCGCAGGATCCGCGAACTGGGCGTGCTGCGCGACTCCCTGCGGCACGCCGCCGCCTGCCCCGCACCGAGCCATCTGGAATGCCCCACCTTCCGCCGCCTCCTGGACGAGGCGACCGCGCCGGGACGCCGGGTCCCCGGCCGTTAG
- a CDS encoding carbonic anhydrase has product MGTAATPQRRAILTGGLAAGAALLTGCSSTSDSTPTGKAAAAPSTPAPSPAAAARPDSPWAAFARLMDGNKRWVDGKLQHPDRDPKRREFVAEAQDPYGVILSCIDSRVPPELLFDTGLGDLFVMRTGGQVVGPVVVGSVEYGPMTSGTPLIVVLGHQRCGAVKAAYEAMRDGRTLPGNLQSISDALRPAYRETVKKKHADPVDAMVRIHIKQTAADLRTNKDLGPLVKKGDLAVVSAYYSLDTGRVEVLTGAPSA; this is encoded by the coding sequence ATGGGGACCGCCGCAACACCGCAGCGCAGGGCCATACTCACCGGTGGGCTGGCCGCCGGGGCGGCTCTGCTGACCGGCTGCTCGTCGACGTCGGACAGCACGCCCACGGGGAAGGCCGCGGCCGCGCCGAGCACCCCCGCACCCTCTCCCGCGGCGGCCGCCCGCCCGGACTCGCCCTGGGCGGCGTTCGCCCGGTTGATGGACGGCAACAAGCGCTGGGTGGACGGAAAACTCCAGCACCCCGACCGGGACCCGAAGCGGCGCGAGTTCGTCGCCGAGGCGCAGGACCCGTACGGCGTGATCCTGTCCTGCATCGACTCCCGCGTCCCGCCGGAGCTGCTCTTCGACACGGGCCTGGGCGACCTGTTCGTGATGCGCACCGGCGGGCAGGTCGTGGGCCCGGTGGTCGTCGGCTCCGTGGAGTACGGTCCGATGACGTCCGGCACCCCGCTGATCGTGGTCCTCGGGCACCAGCGCTGCGGGGCCGTCAAGGCGGCCTACGAGGCGATGCGCGACGGCAGGACGCTGCCCGGCAACCTCCAGTCGATCTCCGACGCCCTGCGGCCCGCCTATCGGGAGACCGTCAAGAAGAAGCACGCCGACCCGGTCGACGCGATGGTCCGGATCCACATCAAGCAGACCGCCGCCGACCTGCGGACCAACAAGGACCTCGGCCCGCTCGTGAAGAAGGGCGACCTGGCGGTCGTCAGCGCCTACTACTCGCTCGACACCGGCCGGGTGGAAGTCCTCACCGGCGCGCCCTCGGCCTGA
- a CDS encoding Gfo/Idh/MocA family oxidoreductase has translation MGDAHRIGVVGLGVISRAYLDTLAGHPAVRVTAVADLDAARSAAVAAELPGVEALPVEELLRSPDVDTVLNLTTPAAHAEVALGAIRHGKHVYGEKPLAVDLEEAREVMAAAARAGVRVGCAPDTVLGTGVQTARAAVAAGSIGRPLFASAVMVTPGHERWHPHPDFYYTAGGGPLLDMGPYYLSSLIHLLGPVRAVVGAAGRLRTERVIGSGPRAGERIPVEVDSHVSGVLEHVNGALTTLTTSFDGVATTAAPIEVHGERGTLAVPDPNRFDGEVRLHALGDTGWRPLPASAGYEDGARGVGLLDFLAAEGRRANGEVALHVLDAMTALLRSSAEGRRIELTTSAQVPAPVPLTAAQDWRGQATPAPA, from the coding sequence GTGGGCGACGCGCACCGCATCGGCGTCGTAGGGCTCGGGGTCATCTCCCGCGCGTACCTGGACACGCTGGCCGGTCATCCGGCCGTGCGCGTCACCGCGGTCGCGGACCTCGACGCGGCCCGGTCGGCCGCGGTCGCCGCCGAGCTGCCCGGCGTCGAGGCGCTGCCCGTCGAGGAGTTGCTGCGCAGCCCGGACGTGGACACGGTCCTGAACCTCACCACCCCGGCGGCGCACGCGGAGGTCGCCCTCGGGGCGATCCGCCACGGCAAGCACGTGTACGGGGAGAAGCCGCTGGCGGTGGACCTGGAAGAGGCGCGGGAGGTCATGGCGGCCGCCGCGCGGGCGGGCGTCCGGGTGGGATGCGCGCCGGACACCGTGCTGGGCACGGGGGTCCAGACGGCGCGGGCGGCCGTGGCGGCGGGAAGCATCGGACGCCCGCTGTTCGCCTCGGCCGTGATGGTCACGCCGGGCCACGAACGCTGGCATCCGCACCCGGACTTCTACTACACGGCCGGCGGCGGCCCGCTGCTCGACATGGGCCCGTACTACCTGTCGTCCCTGATCCACCTGCTGGGCCCGGTGCGGGCCGTGGTCGGAGCGGCCGGGCGACTGCGCACGGAGCGGGTCATCGGGTCCGGCCCGCGCGCGGGCGAGCGCATACCGGTCGAGGTGGACAGCCATGTCTCGGGCGTGCTGGAGCATGTGAACGGGGCGCTGACGACCCTCACGACGAGCTTCGACGGGGTGGCGACCACGGCCGCCCCCATCGAGGTGCACGGCGAGCGGGGCACCCTCGCGGTCCCCGACCCGAACCGCTTCGACGGCGAGGTACGCCTGCACGCGCTCGGCGACACGGGATGGCGCCCCCTTCCCGCGTCGGCGGGCTACGAGGACGGCGCCCGCGGCGTCGGGCTGCTGGACTTCCTCGCCGCCGAGGGGCGGCGCGCGAACGGTGAGGTCGCCCTCCACGTGCTGGACGCGATGACGGCCCTGCTGCGCTCCTCGGCCGAGGGGCGGCGGATCGAACTGACGACGTCGGCCCAGGTGCCCGCGCCCGTGCCGCTGACGGCGGCTCAGGACTGGAGGGGCCAGGCCACGCCCGCTCCGGCGTGA